AAAATTAAAATTGTTATTGCACACAGAGCAAAAAGGAATCAACACcaaagaaaaaaatatttaaaactcgCAACTCTGGAGTACAGAAATGTACACTTGCAAAAAGTACTCCATACGGATTTTCTGGTaagctttcaaagaaataaagtGTTACGAAAATATTATCGTTAtataaaatgattaaaaaacgtatgatttcaaatttcaaaaatatttttatatttatttaatatatatcttcttaatattataatttttcattgaTTTAGTTAATTTGCGTTATTTATTACTAATTAATTTATGAATAATTAATTATCTTATTGTGGAAATTACATATTTAGTTTTGAATACCTGCGTGACACGCAGCAACAAATTATAATGAATAAGACCTTCTGACAAGAATTAATAGACACCTATAACATTACATAGTTAACACATTCACCGATAAAACGTAACTTGCACAATATAGAGGAATATACATTATTCCTATATCATGCATACTTATATATATGGaaaaatgtatatataatattaggCCTTCTGTTTCTACAGTTTCGAAATAGTTACTTTGAAATATTGTGGAACAAACAATTTGAAAACTTTACATATGGTGCTATATGCACACATTCCTATTTAAAGATAAACTTGATATGGATTTACTTTTTAATATACATTTTTTCAATGAAAATATACTTGGATTTGTAACTGTTCTCCTTTTTATTTGTAATCCAAGGTGTACACTttacttttaatttaattatccatTAAAGCAGAGGCACAATCCCATTTCATAGACCTTTCAACAGCCATCTTCCATTTAGAATACCTTAAATCTCTTTCTAAAATGTAAACATACAAGATTGTTACTACATTAATTTTGTTATTCTTTGTACATTATTATATAATTCAGAAAAATCGTACCGTCTTCTCCAATAGTCGGTGAAAACTTCGTAGCTTCCAATGCATTTACATCAGTCACGTCAATAATACCCGCTCCAACACCTGCTAATATAGCCGCTCCTAATGCTGTTGTCTCTACCATATTGAGTCTCACTATTTATTTGAAtcattaaaggaacattattgaAGATTGATGAAAAAAAGTATATGTTATAAAAAAGGAAATGTAAATAAGAATTTATCATACCAACACTGATTCCTGTTAAATCAGCTTGTAATTGCATGAGTAAATCATTTACAGTCATTCCACCGTCAACTTGTAAGGTTGTTAATTTCGTTCCAGAATCTTTAACCATTGCTTCCAAAATATCTCTTGTTTGAAAGCAAACAGCCTCTAATGCTGCTCGAACGATATGATCTTGTTGGGTGTCCTCGGTGATACCACAAATTACTCTAAAAAAGTATACTCAATATGTACTATACTTATATTATCAAAAAACTGCTGTTTCAATCTTTGAAACATTGTCACTACAATTTATTCACCCTCGCGCATCTTGTTGCCAGTATGGTGCATATAAACCAGAGAATGCAGGTACAAAATACACATCTCCAGAACTTCGTACTCGTTCAGCCATTTCTTGGCATTGTGTAATATTATTAAACAGTTCCATATTATCACGTAACCATGTAAGAGCTGCACCAGCTACAGCTACTGAACCCTCTAACGCGTAAACTGCAGGAGCTTTACCCATCTTATATGCAACAGTTGTTATAAGACCTTGAGTTGAATCTACTTTCTAAAATAATTAAACTGTGTTTTGTAAGTGTGTATTCTGTAAGTTTTTATAATATGCTATGGTGGACAGAAGAGAAAACGCACAACACTTCCAGTATTGCAGAGTAAGAAGCAACCAGTTCCATAAGTAGCCTTTGCCTCTCCAGGTTTCAAGCACAATTGACCAAGAAGTGCTCCTTGTTGATCACCAACGCACTTACATACAACAAACGAtatgttaattaaaaattaatcattTTTTAAAGATCGTACATATAAATTtttgagtgtaatgtatatttaAACATTTACCCCTGATATAGGTACTCCAGCAAGAACCTGGGGATTTAAAACCGTCCCATACATCTCAGCACTAGAACGTATTTCAGGTAGTATATGTTGTGGAACTCCAAAGAATCGACACAACAAAGGATCCCATTTTAGTGTTTCAATATTCATTAACATAGTACGAGATGCATTTGAAACATCAGTTACATGTAACTGTCCTTTAGTTAGGTTCTGTATAAAACAAATACAACAATAAATTGCAATTACAGTAACGAGTAATAAATATATGGagacacaaaaaaaaaaagaacaaactgATGTACCCAAATAAGCCAAGTGTCAATTGTTCCAAAAGCACAGGTCTTTTCCTCTACAGCATGCTTAACTCGTGGTATATTGTCAATTAGCCAACGTATTTTGAGAGCACTAAAATATGGTGACATTGGAAGACCACAAAGTGGcttcaaataatttttatttcttgtCTTGTTGGGTACGCTATCTAGTATGTCTTCCAAAGTTGTAGTTGTTCGCATGTCTAGCCATACTATAAACATCAGTATTAATTTCATTCCGATCATCTTATGCTTCTAAGCACTCTATGTATAAGCGAATACCAATAATGCAATAGTATTTAAATAATAAGCTATATACATTACCAATTGCATTATGCAATGGTTCTCCTGTATTTTTATCCCACATCAAAGTAGTTTCTCGTTGATTGGTGATTCCAATTGCTTTTATGTCTGATGTACTGATGCCAATGGCTTTCAGTTTCTCCATTGTCTTTTTGATGCATTCTATAACTGCCTGCAAAATTTCTTTTGGATCCTGTTCCACCCATCCTTCTTGCGGATACTtctgtttaatttcaatttGATGCGATGCTATTACTTTACTGTGTAATACATCAAATACCTAAAACAAACAAACCACATCATATTTCTACTTTACACATAATTATTTCCACTAcaattttatatataaataccTTGTTACATTGAACTTAGTGGAACAAAATTGCATATTCATTTGTTAAAATCATGAATGAAAATTTAATGAGATAGTAGTTTAAGTATTGCGTGAAGTTAATTTACAAATTCACTAAAAAAAAGTGCAAGATATTTTACATAACATATTGTTTTAAAGTTTTACATTTTATTCTATTCTGTGTGTAGCTACGGTATGTACGAGGTACCGTAAACATAACAATCAAGAAATGGCCAAACGATGGTCTATGTTGGGGGTTCAAGTTTCATTCAGTAATCTCGGTCAGTCGTTCGATATTTTCGTTGTTCAAATTAAAACATGAACGGACGAAGTTTACTTACTAAGAATCTAGCGCTACTTGTCCCCTCATCAATTGCTCCTATGAATGGTCCCGAGCGATTGATACTTTCAGGCATGCTTTTTTGTTTCACTCAGGCCACAGTATATATTCAGAAAAACATTTAACTGTATTCTATAGATGACCTATACTTAACCTTTGCCTTATCTTGTTATATAATGATGCACATCGAATATAAAATTTGATTACAAAAAAGTACATACAGTGACCTGTATACCTTTTTTTAAGTATTCATTATCGGATATTGAATTTTCCATGAAATGCTTGATTCCAATTGTTCGTACGTAACATTGAAGTACTGTATATAAATAATCAATAAAAAATCAATTAGTTTAttattttaatgatttttttgcaTATGTATACGCGACCTATAGGTCTGATTTAAGAATATGTCTACTGAACGCGAAAAGGAATAAGTAAAACAATATTAGTTCCACGTggcatatttatttttatttattcctgTGTCAATGTAATATATAATTTACATATAAATATCAGTAAATGTTACATCTAATTTAACTAAACTATTTATGAAAAATTACGAGCATCCATACAATTCTTTCTCGTAAAATTGAAATAACGAACAACATTAGTAAAACGACATTGACCTAATATTCGTACTTCTCAGAAGGAAGTTTGTGTGTgcgttttatttttaattttataacAGAAAATAATTGGAATGAAAACGGTACAATTTTATTTTcgattaatataaatattatgcaTATGCACGAAGATATGTTGCTTTTTGTAAAATCTGAGGGACCAACGATCTGATGCATTTGGAATATTCGTGGTATTTACGGGAAAAAATTTGGGTATAGATTTTTTTTATTAGTACATATGCATACAGTTGATGCAATCTCGCTAGTGTTCTTTGCATTCGAAGGTTTGCAACGAAAATGCTGTTTGAACATCTCTGTATTATAGTGACTTTCTGCGATCGAGCCAGTAGTTATCTCATTTCACTTTGCGTTACCGGTAAGGAAAGACGTACGTTTGTGAGAGAGTAGTGGATAAATTATTCGATGATAATTGAATTAGATTAGTGCCGATCAGTGTCTAATATTTGTGAATTTCCGAATGTTTCAGGCAAATCACTATTAAACTGGCTTCGTAATACACGTTTATTACTTGGCCGGATTTCTTTATTACGGTAGAGTAAGTATTATTTCGTGATATGTCGTGACTGTCCATACGAATCTCTCTTTCCGTCtttctctgtctttctctctctctctttctctccctctctctctctctctctctctctctttctctctcaatctctctctctctcaatctcTTTCCGTACACTTATGTCTTCCTCACTCTGGATATAACGGCACCAGCCTTCGATCACCAGTTTCTTATTTCGATACAGAAATATGTG
This is a stretch of genomic DNA from Xylocopa sonorina isolate GNS202 chromosome 8, iyXylSono1_principal, whole genome shotgun sequence. It encodes these proteins:
- the Gk1 gene encoding glycerol kinase 1, which translates into the protein MPESINRSGPFIGAIDEGTSSARFLVFDVLHSKVIASHQIEIKQKYPQEGWVEQDPKEILQAVIECIKKTMEKLKAIGISTSDIKAIGITNQRETTLMWDKNTGEPLHNAIVWLDMRTTTTLEDILDSVPNKTRNKNYLKPLCGLPMSPYFSALKIRWLIDNIPRVKHAVEEKTCAFGTIDTWLIWNLTKGQLHVTDVSNASRTMLMNIETLKWDPLLCRFFGVPQHILPEIRSSAEMYGTVLNPQVLAGVPISGCVGDQQGALLGQLCLKPGEAKATYGTGCFLLCNTGSVKVDSTQGLITTVAYKMGKAPAVYALEGSVAVAGAALTWLRDNMELFNNITQCQEMAERVRSSGDVYFVPAFSGLYAPYWQQDARGVICGITEDTQQDHIVRAALEAVCFQTRDILEAMVKDSGTKLTTLQVDGGMTVNDLLMQLQADLTGISVVRLNMVETTALGAAILAGVGAGIIDVTDVNALEATKFSPTIGEDERDLRYSKWKMAVERSMKWDCASALMDN